Proteins from one Mycobacterium sp. SMC-2 genomic window:
- a CDS encoding DUF2236 domain-containing protein: protein MVTYYPELARRVHSQRDLQPDLYGDFDFDQRPDRLATEPGADSALPTWVADRAPILEDERVMELISTATLLGDVVADPYAALMASHSVAELIDMLKTACREGIEAAPDAPPELGSFIAAMEATPAWIDFDLVREGARQERIPAALLAPFITRGAFIATFTNTYAALPMALTGALSGKRAARRVNETASFFAVTTLPGALDRYGPGFEAAAMVRLMHSMVRYNALKKSDKWDAAVYGMPVPQVDQMPAGMIGQYLLARKARQQGRTKFTKEERAVVEFARYRCFLLGLPEELLPSEPADIMHVMHARSALLRDGFDDVCRELVRGTMAAYLRPDTTLFDRCAEAVEKSFSKLTFVRTFCGGDRDVAEAMGVSMGPTDLIRVALTAPFIIGRFTAVSQASRVPVLRDITDAYVIGLLKLRLATYGKPEFTSDAAHYTPVPH from the coding sequence ATGGTCACGTACTACCCCGAACTCGCCAGGCGAGTCCACAGCCAGCGCGATTTGCAGCCCGATCTCTACGGTGACTTCGACTTCGACCAGCGACCGGATCGCCTCGCCACGGAGCCCGGCGCGGACTCGGCCCTGCCCACCTGGGTCGCCGACCGCGCGCCGATCCTGGAAGACGAGCGCGTCATGGAATTGATCAGCACGGCCACCCTGCTCGGCGACGTCGTCGCCGATCCCTATGCGGCACTGATGGCCTCGCATAGCGTCGCGGAGCTGATCGACATGCTCAAGACGGCCTGCCGAGAGGGAATCGAGGCGGCGCCCGACGCGCCCCCGGAGCTGGGTTCGTTCATCGCCGCTATGGAGGCCACCCCGGCGTGGATCGACTTCGACCTGGTGCGCGAGGGCGCCCGCCAGGAGCGGATCCCCGCGGCCCTGCTGGCCCCCTTCATCACGCGAGGAGCCTTCATCGCGACCTTCACCAACACCTACGCCGCGCTGCCGATGGCCCTGACCGGCGCGCTCTCGGGCAAGCGGGCCGCCCGGCGGGTCAACGAGACGGCCAGTTTCTTCGCCGTCACCACCCTGCCCGGTGCGCTGGACCGTTACGGCCCGGGCTTCGAGGCCGCCGCCATGGTCCGGCTGATGCACTCGATGGTGCGCTACAACGCGCTGAAGAAATCCGACAAGTGGGATGCCGCCGTGTACGGCATGCCCGTGCCGCAGGTCGACCAGATGCCGGCCGGCATGATCGGCCAGTACCTGCTGGCCCGCAAGGCGCGCCAGCAGGGCCGGACAAAGTTCACCAAAGAAGAGCGCGCCGTCGTCGAATTCGCCAGGTACCGCTGCTTTCTGCTCGGCCTGCCCGAGGAACTCCTGCCGTCCGAACCCGCGGACATCATGCACGTCATGCACGCGCGCTCGGCGCTGCTGCGGGACGGATTCGACGACGTCTGCCGCGAACTCGTCCGCGGGACGATGGCGGCCTATCTGCGGCCCGACACCACCCTGTTCGACCGTTGCGCCGAGGCGGTCGAGAAGAGTTTTTCCAAGCTCACCTTCGTCCGCACGTTCTGCGGCGGCGACCGTGACGTCGCCGAGGCAATGGGCGTCTCAATGGGCCCGACGGACCTCATCCGCGTCGCCCTCACCGCGCCGTTCATCATCGGACGTTTCACCGCCGTGAGCCAGGCCAGCCGCGTCCCCGTGCTGCGGGACATCACCGACGCCTACGTCATCGGGCTGCTCAAGCTACGGCTGGCGACCTACGGCAAGCCCGAATTCACCAGCGACGCAGCGCATTACACACCGGTCCCGCACTGA
- a CDS encoding SDR family oxidoreductase has product MTRQKILITGASSGLGAGMARAFAAKGRDLALCARRTDRLDELKAELLQRYPGIKVAVAALDVNDHEQVPKVFGELSDELGGIDRVIVNAGIGKGAKLGSGKLWANKATIETNLVAALVQIETALEMFHNSGSGHLVLISSVLGNKGVPGVKAAYAASKAGLSSLGESLRAEYAKGPIKVSVIEPGYIESEMTAKSNSTMLMVDNETGVNALVAAIEREPGRAAVPWWPWAPLVQVMRVLPPPLTKWFA; this is encoded by the coding sequence GTGACTCGTCAGAAGATCCTCATCACGGGCGCCAGTTCCGGCCTGGGCGCGGGCATGGCGCGCGCGTTCGCCGCCAAGGGCCGCGACCTGGCGCTGTGCGCCCGGCGCACCGACCGGCTCGATGAGCTGAAAGCCGAGCTGTTGCAACGGTATCCGGGTATCAAGGTCGCCGTGGCCGCCCTGGACGTCAACGACCACGAGCAGGTGCCGAAGGTCTTCGGCGAACTGAGCGACGAGCTTGGCGGGATCGACCGAGTCATCGTCAACGCCGGCATCGGCAAGGGCGCGAAGCTCGGCTCGGGCAAGCTGTGGGCCAACAAGGCGACCATCGAGACCAACCTGGTGGCCGCCCTGGTGCAGATCGAGACCGCGCTGGAGATGTTCCACAACAGCGGTTCGGGCCATCTGGTGCTGATCTCCTCGGTGCTCGGCAACAAGGGCGTGCCGGGCGTCAAGGCCGCCTACGCCGCGAGCAAGGCCGGCTTGAGCTCGCTGGGTGAATCACTGCGCGCCGAATACGCCAAGGGCCCCATCAAGGTTTCGGTGATCGAGCCCGGCTACATCGAGTCGGAGATGACCGCCAAGTCGAACAGCACAATGTTGATGGTTGACAACGAGACCGGCGTCAACGCGCTCGTCGCCGCCATCGAACGCGAGCCCGGCCGGGCGGCGGTGCCGTGGTGGCCGTGGGCGCCGCTGGTGCAGGTGATGCGGGTGTTGCCACCGCCGCTCACCAAGTGGTTCGCCTAG
- a CDS encoding zinc finger domain-containing protein: MPGIAALGPDALDLGVEDLAGLLAGNTGRIKTVITDQKVIAGIGNAYSDEILHVAKISPFATAGKLTDEQLTTLHDAMVTVLRDAVSRSVGQGAATLKGEKRSGLRVHARTGLPCPVCGDNVREVSFADKSFQYCPTCQTGGKVLADRRLSRLLK; this comes from the coding sequence GTGCCCGGCATCGCCGCGCTCGGCCCGGACGCGCTGGACCTCGGCGTCGAGGATCTCGCCGGCCTGTTGGCCGGCAATACCGGGCGGATCAAGACGGTCATCACAGACCAGAAGGTGATCGCCGGCATCGGCAACGCCTACAGCGACGAAATCCTGCACGTCGCGAAGATCTCGCCGTTCGCCACCGCGGGCAAGCTGACCGATGAGCAGCTCACCACGCTGCACGACGCGATGGTCACCGTCCTGCGGGACGCGGTGAGCCGATCCGTGGGCCAGGGCGCGGCCACGCTCAAAGGCGAGAAGCGCTCCGGGCTGAGGGTGCATGCCCGCACCGGCCTGCCCTGCCCGGTGTGCGGGGACAACGTTCGCGAAGTGTCGTTCGCGGACAAGTCTTTTCAGTACTGCCCGACCTGCCAGACCGGCGGCAAGGTGCTGGCCGACCGGCGGCTGTCACGGCTGCTCAAGTAG
- the cobF gene encoding precorrin-6A synthase (deacetylating): MGRHIHVIGIGAGDPDYLTVQAVDALNDTQVFFAMDKGEAKSDLVALRREICARFIREPGYRFVELPDPKRATDADYRGAVSDWHAARARVWAAAIAAELGPDGVGAFLAWGDPSLYDSTLRILDAIKAEAAEVEFTFDVIPGITAVQALTARHRIPLNEVGESVLITTGRQLRAHGLAGSAVVMLDAECSFQSCPADTRIWWGAYLGTADELLVSGIVGEVGTRIAALRADARARHGWIMDTYLLRPAD; this comes from the coding sequence TTGGGTCGGCATATTCACGTGATCGGCATCGGCGCGGGTGACCCCGACTACCTGACCGTCCAGGCGGTCGACGCCCTCAACGACACCCAGGTGTTCTTCGCGATGGACAAGGGCGAGGCGAAAAGCGACCTGGTGGCGCTGCGACGCGAGATCTGCGCCCGATTCATCCGCGAGCCCGGCTACCGCTTCGTCGAGCTGCCGGATCCCAAGCGGGCGACCGACGCCGACTACCGCGGGGCCGTGTCCGACTGGCATGCGGCGCGGGCGCGGGTCTGGGCGGCGGCGATCGCCGCCGAGCTGGGCCCCGACGGCGTCGGCGCCTTCCTGGCCTGGGGCGACCCGTCGCTGTACGACAGCACGCTGCGCATCCTGGACGCCATCAAGGCAGAAGCGGCCGAGGTCGAGTTCACCTTCGACGTGATTCCGGGCATCACCGCGGTGCAGGCGCTGACCGCCCGACACCGTATCCCGCTCAACGAGGTCGGCGAATCGGTGCTCATCACCACCGGTCGGCAGCTGCGCGCGCACGGTCTGGCCGGGTCGGCGGTCGTCATGCTCGACGCCGAGTGTTCCTTCCAGTCGTGCCCGGCCGACACCCGGATCTGGTGGGGCGCCTACCTGGGCACCGCCGACGAGTTGCTGGTGTCGGGCATCGTCGGCGAGGTCGGAACGCGCATCGCGGCGCTGCGGGCTGACGCCCGCGCGCGGCACGGCTGGATCATGGACACCTATTTACTGCGACCGGCAGACTGA
- a CDS encoding diiron oxygenase: MTTSAVKPGGPSREEFSERLLKGSVRKSYEPVVDIDWDAPLDPDKFYLPPRLVSLYGTPMWDEMTREQQIELSRQELVNTLSAGIWFENMLNQSLLRTILHEDPTSRSTHYKLTELGDETRHMVMFGKAIERIGAKPVRPRLFHRMIINALPLAFQRGSMLWVAALIGEEIFDSLQRQMMDDPELQPIIQRLMRIHVTEEARHIQFARDGARKRVAEMPRFNRWFMANINGLGGYFFNYLFSNPIPYARTGLDPKRARHVARTSPHRREMQVAGFAPLAAFLTEVGLLGPIARRGWKRSRFL; encoded by the coding sequence ATGACGACCTCTGCGGTGAAGCCAGGTGGGCCGAGTCGTGAAGAGTTCTCGGAGCGTCTGCTCAAGGGCTCGGTGAGAAAGTCCTACGAGCCGGTCGTCGACATCGACTGGGACGCCCCGCTGGACCCGGACAAGTTCTACCTGCCGCCGCGTCTGGTTTCGCTGTACGGCACGCCGATGTGGGACGAGATGACCCGCGAGCAACAGATCGAGCTGTCGCGCCAGGAGCTGGTCAACACGCTCTCGGCCGGCATCTGGTTCGAGAACATGCTCAATCAATCGTTGCTGCGGACGATCCTGCACGAGGACCCAACCAGCCGGTCGACCCACTACAAGCTGACCGAACTGGGCGACGAGACGCGTCACATGGTCATGTTCGGCAAGGCCATCGAACGCATCGGCGCAAAGCCGGTGCGGCCGAGACTGTTTCACCGGATGATCATCAACGCTCTTCCGCTGGCTTTTCAGCGCGGCTCGATGCTGTGGGTGGCCGCGCTGATCGGTGAAGAGATCTTCGACTCGCTGCAACGGCAGATGATGGACGATCCGGAGTTGCAGCCAATCATCCAGCGGCTCATGCGGATTCACGTCACCGAGGAAGCGCGCCACATCCAGTTCGCCCGCGACGGCGCCCGCAAACGCGTGGCCGAAATGCCCCGGTTCAACCGCTGGTTCATGGCCAACATCAACGGGCTGGGCGGGTACTTCTTCAACTACCTGTTCAGCAATCCGATCCCGTATGCGCGCACGGGTCTTGATCCCAAGCGGGCGCGACACGTCGCGCGGACCAGCCCGCATCGCCGCGAGATGCAGGTGGCCGGTTTCGCCCCGCTGGCGGCTTTCCTCACCGAAGTGGGTTTGCTGGGCCCGATCGCGCGCCGCGGCTGGAAGCGCAGCAGGTTTTTGTGA
- a CDS encoding DUF4873 domain-containing protein: protein MPWLPDIAGRDDFPGPSFHAAAWAPDFDPSGKHIAVVGTDATAGHHIGRLIGAAASVTAFAHAPRRVVTEIPLWSTRAKRWLRDRIRPTAERSSVKLAGSPIAAVTASGIRTRDGVGHRVDAIIYGTGFSVAEEVADETLVGAGGLTLRQAWHDGMEPFYGVAARGFPNYFFITGPDAGAQARYIAECLRLMERTASSRIEVRESSLRVFNERAQLTPDQAPPVASAFDLSSSAPERDGTYDGAATLEIAGASHPVRVRLTGHLDPIDGRYHWQGTVFDSPSQPLPDEALGQAQTATLTVGERSAAARIVERTPWGTHSVAGVGAPPYPSS, encoded by the coding sequence GTGCCCTGGCTGCCGGACATCGCCGGCCGCGACGACTTCCCGGGCCCGTCGTTTCACGCGGCCGCCTGGGCCCCCGACTTCGATCCGTCCGGCAAGCACATCGCGGTCGTCGGCACCGACGCCACCGCCGGCCACCACATCGGCCGGCTGATCGGGGCGGCGGCGTCGGTCACCGCCTTCGCCCACGCACCGCGCCGCGTAGTGACCGAGATACCGCTGTGGTCAACCCGGGCCAAACGCTGGCTGCGCGACCGCATCCGACCGACCGCCGAGCGCTCTTCGGTGAAGCTGGCCGGGTCGCCCATAGCGGCGGTGACCGCCTCGGGCATCCGCACTCGCGATGGCGTCGGCCACCGCGTCGACGCCATCATCTACGGCACCGGGTTCTCAGTCGCCGAAGAGGTAGCCGATGAAACGCTCGTCGGCGCCGGCGGGCTGACCCTCCGGCAGGCCTGGCACGACGGCATGGAGCCGTTCTACGGTGTGGCGGCTCGCGGCTTCCCCAACTACTTCTTCATCACCGGGCCCGACGCCGGCGCGCAGGCGCGCTACATCGCCGAGTGCCTGCGCCTGATGGAGCGCACGGCCAGCAGCCGCATCGAGGTGCGCGAGAGCAGCCTGCGGGTGTTCAACGAGCGCGCCCAGCTGACACCCGACCAGGCTCCTCCGGTGGCCTCCGCCTTCGACCTGTCGTCCAGCGCACCCGAGCGCGACGGCACCTACGACGGCGCGGCGACGCTGGAGATTGCCGGTGCCAGCCATCCGGTGCGGGTCCGGCTCACCGGGCACCTCGACCCGATCGACGGGCGCTACCACTGGCAGGGGACGGTCTTCGATTCGCCGTCGCAGCCCCTGCCCGATGAGGCACTCGGGCAAGCGCAGACCGCGACGTTGACGGTGGGCGAGCGCAGCGCCGCCGCCCGCATCGTCGAACGAACGCCGTGGGGCACGCACTCTGTCGCCGGGGTGGGCGCACCGCCGTACCCGTCGAGCTGA
- a CDS encoding STAS domain-containing protein, whose amino-acid sequence MSSVAESPSSLAVATRTDQSVTILTVDGVLDTTNSATLRDHILQATLDKPAAVIVNISALKVLAELAWSTFIGAHWQVRSNPNVPVVLVCAHRGTREAIARSGVAYFMPVYSTEKAAMKALGQQSRRAVRRADAELPADLTSLRESRRLVREWLTAWSQSALIPVALVVVNVFVENVLEHTASVPVIRIESHGAAATIAVSDGSRAPAVRLPSPATGIDVSGLAIVDALSRAWGSTPTATGKTVWAVIGPENQL is encoded by the coding sequence GTGAGCTCGGTAGCTGAGTCCCCCAGCTCGCTGGCCGTCGCGACGCGGACGGATCAATCGGTGACCATCCTGACCGTCGACGGTGTGCTCGACACCACCAACTCCGCGACGCTCCGCGACCACATCCTGCAGGCCACGCTCGACAAGCCCGCCGCCGTCATCGTCAATATCTCCGCGCTCAAGGTCCTCGCCGAATTGGCATGGTCGACGTTCATCGGCGCGCACTGGCAAGTTCGCAGCAATCCCAACGTTCCGGTCGTGTTGGTCTGCGCGCACCGCGGGACACGCGAGGCGATCGCCCGCAGCGGCGTCGCCTATTTCATGCCGGTGTACTCGACCGAGAAGGCGGCGATGAAGGCGCTCGGTCAGCAGAGCCGGCGCGCCGTGCGTCGCGCCGATGCGGAGCTGCCCGCCGACCTGACCAGCCTGCGCGAGTCGCGTCGCCTGGTCCGCGAGTGGCTCACGGCTTGGTCGCAATCCGCGTTGATCCCGGTCGCCTTGGTGGTGGTCAACGTGTTCGTCGAGAACGTGCTGGAACACACCGCGAGTGTTCCCGTGATACGGATCGAGAGCCACGGCGCGGCGGCGACCATCGCAGTGTCCGACGGCAGCCGCGCGCCGGCCGTGCGGCTGCCGTCGCCCGCGACCGGCATCGACGTCTCCGGCCTGGCGATCGTCGATGCGTTGTCACGCGCATGGGGCAGCACCCCCACCGCGACCGGCAAGACGGTGTGGGCGGTCATCGGCCCCGAAAACCAGCTCTGA
- a CDS encoding LLM class flavin-dependent oxidoreductase, with amino-acid sequence MRFTYAEAMTDHRYYIPLAKAAEAAGYHAMTIADSIAYPYESDSKYPYTPDGNREFLDGKEFIETFVLTAALGAVTTKLHFNFFVLKLPIRPPALVAKQIGSLAALTNNRVGFGVGTSPWPEDYELLGVPFAKRGKRMDECIEIIQGLTSGDYFEFHGEFYDIPKTKMTPAPTEPIPILIGGHADAALRRAARLDGWMHGGGDPEELDGLIAKLKRYREEAGKTGRFQIHVISADAYTVDGIKRLEDKGVTDAIVGFRIPYIKGKDTEPLENKIRNLEMFAENVIAKV; translated from the coding sequence GTGCGGTTCACCTACGCGGAGGCGATGACCGACCACAGGTACTACATCCCGCTGGCCAAGGCGGCCGAGGCCGCCGGGTACCACGCGATGACGATCGCCGACAGCATCGCCTACCCCTACGAGTCCGACTCGAAGTACCCTTACACGCCCGACGGCAATCGCGAATTCCTGGACGGCAAGGAGTTCATCGAAACCTTCGTGCTGACTGCGGCATTGGGTGCGGTGACGACGAAGCTGCACTTCAACTTCTTCGTCCTCAAGCTGCCCATCCGCCCGCCGGCACTGGTGGCCAAGCAGATCGGCTCGTTGGCCGCGCTGACCAATAACCGGGTGGGCTTCGGCGTGGGCACCAGCCCATGGCCGGAGGACTACGAACTCCTCGGCGTCCCATTCGCCAAGCGCGGCAAGCGCATGGACGAATGCATCGAGATCATCCAGGGGCTGACCAGCGGCGACTACTTCGAATTCCACGGCGAGTTCTACGACATCCCGAAGACCAAGATGACCCCGGCGCCCACCGAGCCGATCCCGATCCTGATCGGCGGGCACGCCGACGCGGCGCTGCGCCGCGCTGCCCGCCTGGACGGCTGGATGCACGGGGGCGGCGACCCGGAGGAACTCGACGGGCTCATCGCCAAGCTCAAGCGGTATCGCGAGGAAGCCGGCAAGACCGGCCGGTTCCAGATTCACGTCATCTCAGCCGACGCGTACACCGTGGACGGCATCAAACGCCTCGAGGACAAGGGCGTCACCGACGCCATCGTCGGCTTCCGCATTCCCTACATCAAGGGCAAGGACACCGAGCCGCTGGAGAACAAGATCCGCAACCTGGAGATGTTCGCGGAGAACGTGATCGCGAAGGTCTAG
- a CDS encoding enoyl-CoA hydratase/isomerase family protein, translated as MPAVELDTLEDDIARITLNRPERLNAIDGSLIDGVEHALDVLSGGEFRAAILTGAGRGFCAGADLSGTGQPWTKPKPTTPRFKVSYDSQVRLADLFTRIYELPIPMIAAVNGVAVGGGLAFALVSDVRVASEQARFGSVFIKAGFSSMDMGTSYLLPKIVGAGVARELMLSGRIIDAAEAYRIKLVHEVVPADDLMPAALKVARSIVENNAYGVWQTKIGLNAALDAPSLRHAIEIENRTQILSGFTNNPAEAATAHMEKRAPKWDPL; from the coding sequence ATGCCCGCAGTCGAATTGGACACCCTCGAAGACGACATCGCCCGCATCACGCTGAACCGGCCCGAGCGCCTCAACGCCATCGACGGATCGCTGATCGACGGCGTGGAACATGCCCTGGACGTGCTCAGCGGCGGCGAGTTCAGGGCCGCGATCCTGACCGGGGCGGGCCGCGGATTCTGCGCCGGGGCCGACTTGAGCGGCACCGGGCAGCCGTGGACCAAGCCCAAACCGACGACCCCGCGCTTCAAGGTCAGCTATGACTCCCAGGTTCGCCTGGCCGACCTGTTCACCCGGATCTACGAGCTGCCCATTCCGATGATCGCCGCGGTCAACGGCGTGGCCGTCGGGGGAGGGCTGGCGTTCGCGCTGGTGTCGGATGTCCGGGTCGCCTCCGAGCAGGCCCGGTTCGGGTCCGTGTTCATCAAGGCGGGCTTCTCGTCCATGGACATGGGCACCAGCTATTTGCTGCCGAAAATCGTCGGTGCGGGAGTGGCGCGCGAACTCATGCTGTCCGGCCGCATCATCGACGCGGCCGAGGCCTACCGCATCAAGCTGGTACACGAGGTGGTGCCGGCCGACGACCTGATGCCGGCCGCGCTGAAGGTGGCCCGTTCGATCGTCGAGAACAACGCCTACGGCGTGTGGCAGACCAAGATCGGCCTCAACGCGGCGCTCGACGCGCCCAGCTTGCGCCATGCCATCGAGATCGAGAACCGCACGCAGATCCTCAGCGGTTTCACCAACAACCCGGCCGAGGCGGCCACCGCGCACATGGAGAAGCGGGCTCCGAAGTGGGATCCGCTTTGA
- a CDS encoding IS110 family transposase, producing MVVAQPVWAGVDAGKADHYGVVIDAEGKSLLSRRVANDEAALLELIDMVAALADGGEVTWAIDLNAGGAALLITLLIAAQQRLLYIPGRTVHHASGGYRGDGKTDAKDAAVIADQARMRRDLQPLRPGDDIAVELRILTSRRADLVADRTRAINRLRAQLLEYFPALERGFDYSKSKAALILLTGYQTPDGLRRAGAARVAAFLHKRKARNADAVATAAIEAANAQHTIVPGQQLAAGVVARLAKEVMALDTEIGDTDAMIEDRFRRHRHAEIILSMPGFGVILGAEFLAATGGDMSAFPSVDRLAGVSGLAPVPRDSGRISGNLKRPRRYDRRLLRACYLSALVSIRTDPASRTYYDRKRAEGKRHTQAVLALARRRLNVLWAMLRDHAVYQPATTTAAA from the coding sequence GTGGTTGTGGCACAACCTGTGTGGGCTGGTGTGGACGCCGGGAAAGCGGACCATTACGGCGTGGTCATCGACGCTGAGGGCAAGTCGTTGCTGTCGCGGCGCGTCGCTAATGACGAGGCCGCGCTGCTGGAGTTGATCGACATGGTCGCGGCGCTGGCTGATGGCGGAGAAGTCACTTGGGCGATTGACCTCAACGCCGGCGGCGCTGCATTGCTGATCACGCTGCTGATCGCTGCCCAGCAGCGGCTGCTCTACATTCCCGGCCGCACTGTTCACCACGCCTCGGGTGGCTACCGCGGCGACGGCAAGACCGACGCCAAAGACGCTGCGGTGATTGCCGATCAGGCCCGGATGCGCCGCGACCTGCAACCGTTGCGCCCCGGCGACGACATCGCCGTCGAACTGCGCATCCTGACCAGTCGGCGCGCCGATCTGGTGGCCGATCGCACCCGCGCGATCAATCGGCTGCGCGCCCAGCTGCTGGAATACTTCCCGGCCCTGGAACGTGGCTTTGACTACAGCAAAAGCAAGGCCGCGCTGATCCTGCTCACCGGCTATCAAACCCCCGACGGGCTGCGCCGGGCCGGTGCCGCCCGGGTGGCAGCCTTTTTGCATAAACGCAAGGCCCGCAACGCCGATGCGGTCGCAACCGCCGCCATCGAGGCAGCCAACGCCCAACACACCATCGTGCCCGGACAACAGCTTGCCGCGGGCGTGGTCGCCCGCTTGGCTAAGGAGGTGATGGCCCTCGACACCGAAATCGGCGACACCGACGCGATGATCGAGGACCGATTTCGCCGCCACCGCCACGCCGAAATCATCCTGAGCATGCCCGGCTTCGGCGTCATCCTCGGCGCCGAGTTCCTCGCCGCCACCGGCGGCGACATGAGCGCCTTCCCCTCCGTCGACCGCCTCGCCGGCGTCTCGGGTCTGGCCCCAGTACCGCGAGATTCGGGCCGCATCAGCGGCAACCTCAAACGCCCCCGCCGCTACGACCGGCGCCTGCTGCGCGCCTGCTACCTGTCCGCTCTGGTCAGCATCCGCACCGATCCCGCCTCGCGCACCTACTACGACCGCAAACGCGCCGAAGGGAAACGCCACACCCAAGCCGTCTTGGCCCTGGCCCGTCGCCGACTCAACGTCCTGTGGGCCATGCTGCGCGACCACGCCGTCTACCAACCCGCAACCACTACTGCGGCGGCTTGA
- a CDS encoding SAM-dependent methyltransferase — MARTEGDSWDLANSVGATATMVAAARAAASKRPQPVVTDDFAEPLVRAVGLDVFTRLASGELDAADLERDVGFPRMVDTFAARSRYFDDYFATAGQVGLRQVVIVASGLDSRAYRLRWPIGTTVYEIDQPEVIAFKMATMSEIGAAPTAQLRTVGIDLREDWPAALQEAGFDPAHPTAWLAEGVLIGWLPPEAEVRLLDSIIPLSAEGSRFAADYGTVAGDSQGAREQARHMTEGWRRRGLEMDLTALAYPGERTDVAALLRANGWETTESRLTDLFSEAGLPELGQAAQQVPATTIRFVRAVRV; from the coding sequence ATGGCACGAACCGAAGGCGACAGCTGGGACCTTGCCAACAGCGTGGGGGCAACCGCCACCATGGTTGCCGCCGCCCGGGCCGCCGCGAGCAAGCGTCCGCAGCCGGTCGTCACGGACGACTTCGCCGAGCCGCTGGTGCGTGCCGTGGGATTGGACGTGTTCACCAGGCTGGCCAGCGGCGAACTGGATGCGGCCGACCTCGAGCGGGATGTCGGGTTTCCGCGGATGGTCGACACGTTCGCGGCTCGCTCCCGGTATTTCGACGACTACTTCGCCACGGCCGGCCAAGTCGGGCTGCGCCAGGTGGTGATCGTCGCATCGGGGCTGGATTCCCGCGCCTACCGGCTGCGCTGGCCGATCGGGACGACGGTGTACGAGATCGATCAGCCCGAGGTGATCGCGTTCAAGATGGCGACGATGTCCGAGATCGGGGCGGCCCCCACCGCCCAGCTCCGCACCGTGGGAATCGATCTGCGCGAGGATTGGCCGGCGGCGCTACAGGAGGCGGGCTTCGATCCGGCCCATCCCACGGCCTGGCTCGCCGAGGGCGTGCTCATCGGATGGCTCCCGCCGGAGGCCGAGGTTCGGCTGCTGGACTCCATCATCCCGCTGTCCGCCGAGGGCAGCCGGTTCGCCGCCGATTACGGAACGGTGGCCGGGGATTCGCAAGGCGCCCGGGAACAAGCCCGGCACATGACCGAGGGGTGGCGGCGACGGGGACTCGAGATGGATCTCACCGCCCTGGCGTATCCGGGCGAGCGCACCGACGTCGCCGCACTTCTGCGGGCCAACGGGTGGGAAACCACCGAATCCCGGCTCACCGATCTGTTCTCCGAAGCCGGGCTCCCGGAGCTCGGGCAGGCCGCGCAACAGGTTCCGGCCACCACGATCCGCTTTGTGCGGGCCGTGCGGGTTTAG